Proteins encoded in a region of the Misgurnus anguillicaudatus chromosome 9, ASM2758022v2, whole genome shotgun sequence genome:
- the LOC141366206 gene encoding uncharacterized protein isoform X2, whose amino-acid sequence MEDATFVAFCHFIADVFSDISKFSLLLQRNEIILPQAVCGLEKLLLTIEAIFVRPKPNLRLSEFLADMRLQRRQQQEEGEMAIYKFQTITLKGEASKLAGDGVAATKPKKVMDATIKSTVKHLKARFSSLLGKCSITCLINTCTVDEKYCYFLTKMYLFLQQGRVLADSWPENQDDLVDHGADDLGFLLDHFSTVLKSL is encoded by the exons ATGGAAGATGCCACTTTCGTGGCCTTTTGCCATTTTATTGCAGATGTGTTCAGTGACATTAGTAAGTTTAGCCTCCTACTTCAGAGGAATGAGATCATCCTACCACAG GCAGTTTGCGGCCTTGAAAAACTGCTGTTGACCATAGAGGCCATTTTTGTGAGACCCAAGCCTAATTTAAGACTGTCAGAGTTCCTGGCTGACATGAGGTTGCAGAGAAGGCAGCAGCAGGAAGAGGGTGAAATGGCAATCTACAAATTCCAG ACAATAACACTTAAAGGAGAGGCATCAAAGCTGGCAGGAGATGGTGTTGCTGCCactaaacctaaaaaagtaATGGATGCAACAATCAAATCCACTGTAAAACATCTGAAAGCAAGATTCAGTAGCCTCCTAGGCAAGTGTAGTATAACCTGTCTTATAAACACGTGTACTGTAGATGAGAAATATTGTTACTTTCttactaaaatgtatttgttcttaCAACAGGGGAGAGTGCTAGCTGATAGCTGGCCAGAGAACCAAGATGACTTGGTGGACCATGGTGCTGATGACCTTGGATTTCTCTTGGATCACTTCTCCACAGTCCTTAAGAG TTTGTGA
- the LOC141366206 gene encoding uncharacterized protein isoform X1: MEDATFVAFCHFIADVFSDISKFSLLLQRNEIILPQAVCGLEKLLLTIEAIFVRPKPNLRLSEFLADMRLQRRQQQEEGEMAIYKFQTITLKGEASKLAGDGVAATKPKKVMDATIKSTVKHLKARFSSLLGKCSITCLINTCTVDEKYCYFLTKMYLFLQQGRVLADSWPENQDDLVDHGADDLGFLLDHFSTVLKRNGVNTELAKQEFVDLKLLIGRMFKDKTYISLWSSC; this comes from the exons ATGGAAGATGCCACTTTCGTGGCCTTTTGCCATTTTATTGCAGATGTGTTCAGTGACATTAGTAAGTTTAGCCTCCTACTTCAGAGGAATGAGATCATCCTACCACAG GCAGTTTGCGGCCTTGAAAAACTGCTGTTGACCATAGAGGCCATTTTTGTGAGACCCAAGCCTAATTTAAGACTGTCAGAGTTCCTGGCTGACATGAGGTTGCAGAGAAGGCAGCAGCAGGAAGAGGGTGAAATGGCAATCTACAAATTCCAG ACAATAACACTTAAAGGAGAGGCATCAAAGCTGGCAGGAGATGGTGTTGCTGCCactaaacctaaaaaagtaATGGATGCAACAATCAAATCCACTGTAAAACATCTGAAAGCAAGATTCAGTAGCCTCCTAGGCAAGTGTAGTATAACCTGTCTTATAAACACGTGTACTGTAGATGAGAAATATTGTTACTTTCttactaaaatgtatttgttcttaCAACAGGGGAGAGTGCTAGCTGATAGCTGGCCAGAGAACCAAGATGACTTGGTGGACCATGGTGCTGATGACCTTGGATTTCTCTTGGATCACTTCTCCACAGTCCTTAAGAG AAATGGTGTAAACACTGAGCTTGCTAAACAAGAGTTTGTAGACTTAAAGCTGTTAATTGGTAGGATGTTCAAAGACAAGACCTACATCAGCCTTTGGAGCTCATGTTGA